TTGGGGATTATCGTAAATTTCTGCCATCAAAATACAACTGTTCATCGTCTGCTCCTGATTTTTAATACTTTTTCTCACGGTGAATTGCACTCGACGAGAAAAGTCAAGCATAATTAGTTAGGGCAATCATCACACGGATCATTGTTTTTCTATATTACACCTGACTAGAACGAGCATTATGTTTTGTCTGTATAGAACAATTGTACTATATTACGGTCTGGACTGTGATTTATATAATTAATTGGATTTATGTGATGATCGTAATGGGCATTGTATTATAGTGTTTGGTTAGGAGAAAAAGTTTTATGCTGAAGCGTATTTATATTGATAATTTTCGCTGCTTGGTAAATTTTGAGCTTAATGTTGACTCAATTAACTTATTTCTTGGTGGTAACGGAGCAGGTAAATCAACTGTTTTTGATGTATTGAGGAAAATTCAAACTTTTGTCAGAGGCGATGATAAAGTCGAAAAAATATTTAAATCTTCTGACTGTACACGCTGGCAAAATTCACAAATTCAACGGTTTGAGTTAGAAATTGATGGTAATGATGGCAGTTATAAATATGAATTAGGAATTCATTGTAAAAAGGGTAAGATTGAATATGAACGACTTTTATTTAACAATAGACATTTATTAATACATGAAGATAAAAAAACACAATTTTATAAAGATGATCATTCATTATCTTCAGAATTTGTTTTATCTTTGCCGCATTCATTTTTGTCTTTATTAAATCCAGAAATAGATAATACTAAGCTAGTTTGGTTTAAAGAAAGTTTGGAAAAAATAATTATTATTCAAATTGTTCCTGGTCAGATAATTGATAGTAGTAAACAGGAAGAAACTAAATTAAACTATTACACAGATAATTTTGTATCCTGGTATCGTTATATTTCACAAGATCAAGGTAAAACTGCTGAATTAATGAGAGTTTTACAAGATATTTTATCAGGTTTTGTGAGTTTTAAATTTGAAAAATATGGCGAAGATTCTCGAATTTTAAAATTAAGATTTTCTTCAGAGAAAGAAAAAAAAATCATTGATTATCGTCTTAGTGAATTATCTGATGGTCAAAAAGTTCTGATGGCTCTATATACTCTTTTATATTGCACAGAATCAGAAGACTATACATTATGTATAGATGAACCAGAAAACTTTTTAGCACTTCCAGAGATTCAACCTTGGCTACTGCAATTGTATGATTTTTGCGATGAAGGAAAATTACAAGCCTTACTAATTTCACATCATCCCGAATGTATTAATTATCTTTTAGCATCACCAATAGGTTACTGGTTTGAACGTCAAAGTAATGCACCTGTAAGAGTGAGAAAAATCAGTAATGAAGAAGCTGATGATTCAGGATTAAAGATTTCAGAACTGATTGCGCGGGGATGGTTAAAATGAGCCAGCGGAGAGTGCAGATAGTCATTTTGTGTGAGGATAAACAACAAGAAGTTTTTGCTATTCATTTTTTGAAAAAGCGTGGTTTTACCTTAGATAGAAATTTCCGCACCGAAATTTGTCCTAAAGGTGCAGGAGAACAGTTTGTCAGAGAAAAATATGCCAAAGAAGTGGTAGAGTATCGTAGACGAAGAAATAGACGTTCTGGAATGCTCATTGTTTTAATTGATGCAGATAAAAAAACAGTTGAAGAAAGACTAAAACAATTAAATGATGCACTTATAGAAAATTCACAACAACTTCGTCAACCTAATGAAGCTATAGCAGTTTTTGTTCCCAAACGAAATATTGAAACCTGGATACATTATTTACAAGGTACAAATGTTGATGAAGAAACAGAATATACAAAATTGAAAAAGCAATCTGATTGTAAACCCTATGTTGAGAAATTAGTCAACCAGTGTTCTCAAGGTAATTTAGATGAGAAGACACCACCTTCCTTAAAAGCTGCTTGTGGAGAATTACAGAGAATTTTGCCATTAATTGAATAAGTTATCAATTCTCATTTCTTGCGAATTTATTGCTTCAATATTGAAATTGAGGCTGTGTTATTATTCATTATAAATAAGTGTCAATTTACTTTGACTCCCATATCTATTCCATCACTTTTTAATTGTCCATCTTCCATGTAAATAATCCGATCAGCTATATCCAGAATGCGGTTATCATGGGTGACTAATAAGATAGTACAGTTTTGTTCTTTGGCTAACATTTGCATTAATTCCACCACATCACGGCCAGATTGTTTATCTAATGAAGCTGTCGGTTCATCTGCTAATACTATTTTGGGATGACTGACTAAAGCGCGGGCGATCGCTACCCGTTGTTTTTGTCCACCGGATAAATTCTCTGGATAGTAATTAACCCGTTCTCCTAAACCGACGTGTTCTAACATTGCTGTAGCTTTAGCATTAATATCGCCATTGAGATGATGTTCATGTAACTCCAAAGACATCCGCACATTTTCTTTGGCTGTTAAAAAACTCATCAAATTATGTGCTTGAAAAATATAACCAATTTGGCGACGTAATTTAGTTAATTGCCCTTTTTTTGCACCAGACATTTCCTGTCCTAATATTTGCAAACTACCATTTTGGGCAGAACGTAAACCCCCCATTAATGATAATAGGGTAGTTTTGCCTGAACCCGAAGGACCAGTCATAATCACAATTTCTCCCGCCTTAATCTCTAAATTAATATCAACTAAGACTTGTTTTTGTAGCGCACCTTTACCAAAATAATGATTGAGATTACTAACAGAAATAACTGTTTCTGAACTAGAAATAACTTCAGAAGCAATAGTTGTAACTTCCAATGACATAGTTCCTTCCCTTTGCGCCTTTGCGCCTTTGCGTGAGTCAGTTTAAAAAATATCCGCCGGATCAGCAGAACGGAGTTTTCGCATCGCTATTGCGCCAGAAACAGTACACATAATTACTGTTAAGAAAAAAACATTAATTGCCCGATCTACCTTCATATATATTGGTAAAAGAGTTGCGGCAAATGTAACTTGATATAACCCAAAAGATAGGAAAAATGCAGGTAAATAACCCAATGCAGCTAAAAACAATGCTTCTTGTAATAAAACTCGCAATAGATAATTATCAGTGTAACCCATTGCTTTGAGAGTAGCGTATTCTGGTAAATGATCAGAAACATCAGAATATAGCACTTGATAAACAATGACAATACCAACAATAAAACCGACTATTACACCCAAACTAAAAATAAACCCAATCCCTGTCCCATTAGCCCAATAAGTTTTTTCTTTTTGGGCAAATGTTTCGGGAGTACCAACTTCAACAAAGGGATTTTTAGGATCTGGATTTAGTCCTATTTGTAGTTGTGCTTTGACTTTTTCAAGATCAGCATCGGGTTGAAGAGTAATTAACCCAACTTCAATTTGATCAGCTTTGCGAGTAGGAAATAATTGTAAAAACGTAGAATCACTAGTGACGACATTACCATCAGCAGCAAAGGAAGCACCATTTTGGAATAAACCCTTAACACTGACATTTTTGCCGCTTAATTCGGCGTTAAACTTCCCAGTTGCTCGAAAAATACTGCCAATTTCTCCATATTCTGGACGACCAGCTTCATCAAATATAACTTGATTCAATTGTTTAAGATTATCTTTCTTTGCTTGCAGTTCAGGAAACTTTAAACCAGGTGCAGATGGATCTACACCCCAAACTAAGATAGATCGATCTATTTTAGTTTGAGGATTGCGCCATTGTCCGGTACTAATGTAAATAGAACTGACTGATTTTACACCGTTGTAACTTAATGCTTGATAAAGTCTTTCTCTAGAAAAGCTTTTGACTGAAAATAGGGTTTGAAATTGAGGATTTGTTACTACTAAATCTGCTTGTAAATTGCGATGAGGTTGAAT
The DNA window shown above is from Anabaena sp. WA102 and carries:
- a CDS encoding AAA family ATPase; this encodes MLKRIYIDNFRCLVNFELNVDSINLFLGGNGAGKSTVFDVLRKIQTFVRGDDKVEKIFKSSDCTRWQNSQIQRFELEIDGNDGSYKYELGIHCKKGKIEYERLLFNNRHLLIHEDKKTQFYKDDHSLSSEFVLSLPHSFLSLLNPEIDNTKLVWFKESLEKIIIIQIVPGQIIDSSKQEETKLNYYTDNFVSWYRYISQDQGKTAELMRVLQDILSGFVSFKFEKYGEDSRILKLRFSSEKEKKIIDYRLSELSDGQKVLMALYTLLYCTESEDYTLCIDEPENFLALPEIQPWLLQLYDFCDEGKLQALLISHHPECINYLLASPIGYWFERQSNAPVRVRKISNEEADDSGLKISELIARGWLK
- a CDS encoding DevA family ABC transporter ATP-binding protein — protein: MSLEVTTIASEVISSSETVISVSNLNHYFGKGALQKQVLVDINLEIKAGEIVIMTGPSGSGKTTLLSLMGGLRSAQNGSLQILGQEMSGAKKGQLTKLRRQIGYIFQAHNLMSFLTAKENVRMSLELHEHHLNGDINAKATAMLEHVGLGERVNYYPENLSGGQKQRVAIARALVSHPKIVLADEPTASLDKQSGRDVVELMQMLAKEQNCTILLVTHDNRILDIADRIIYMEDGQLKSDGIDMGVKVN
- the devC gene encoding ABC transporter permease DevC — its product is MINKMFRKTPLAWRQLMKEKTRLLVAVAGIAFADILIFIQMGFESALFDSAIQPHRNLQADLVVTNPQFQTLFSVKSFSRERLYQALSYNGVKSVSSIYISTGQWRNPQTKIDRSILVWGVDPSAPGLKFPELQAKKDNLKQLNQVIFDEAGRPEYGEIGSIFRATGKFNAELSGKNVSVKGLFQNGASFAADGNVVTSDSTFLQLFPTRKADQIEVGLITLQPDADLEKVKAQLQIGLNPDPKNPFVEVGTPETFAQKEKTYWANGTGIGFIFSLGVIVGFIVGIVIVYQVLYSDVSDHLPEYATLKAMGYTDNYLLRVLLQEALFLAALGYLPAFFLSFGLYQVTFAATLLPIYMKVDRAINVFFLTVIMCTVSGAIAMRKLRSADPADIF